The Glycine soja cultivar W05 chromosome 15, ASM419377v2, whole genome shotgun sequence region CGTCCAGGAAAGATACTGGGGATAATGATGTACTGGGTTCAGAGTTTAATTGCGAATCTAGGTCACCTTTGTTAGATTGTAGTTTATGTGGGGCCACAGTTAGAGTGTGGGATTTCTTGACTGCCCCTCGTCCAGTTCATATGACTCCTTGTGGGATTGATACCCCTCAAACAAGCAAGAAAATAGCATCAACACGAGGAATAAGTGCAGCTAGTGGTATCAATGAATGGGCTACCACTGATGGTGTTGAAAAAGAGAGGACTGGCGACCATGATGAGGCTACAACATCTGATAAAAGGCAACTTGTATCtaataaaagtttagatttaAGTCTTAGAATGGCTAGTGGGCCATCCTTTTCACCAATAAACTTGACTTCAACCTCAGGTCATGTTCAAGGTGCTGGTGAAGGGAAATATTTAATGATTGGTCGGCCTTCTGGAAGCGAGGTTGGTGACCAGGCAACTTATTATGAATTACAAGGCCCCAATGCACACAAACGCAAGTTGGATGATGGTGGAACAACAGATGACAGGCCCCATCTAAACATGCAACAGGCAGACAGTGCTGAAAGAACTGTAACTGACTTTGATAATAATGAAGTCATGGGTAGTCAACAGTATTCAGCTCGCCCTTTTAAGCGTGCCCGTGATACTAATGTATTGGAAACATCCCAGTTTCCATTAAGAAATTCTTCTGATGTACCTAGCCATTCACTGGATATTCAAATAGAGCCAGATGCAAACACCACTAACCAGTTAAACCCAGGAAGGGATCATGCTATCGGCATCCTGTCTACCAGAGATTCTGCCCATGCGTCTTCTATTATTGCAGTGAATACGGTTTATCAAGGTTCAGATGATGAATCAATGGAAAGTGTTGAAAATTTTCCTGTTGATGTTAATAATAATGTAGTCAATTTCCCTTCTGTTGATTTGAATGAAACATCTGAGTTAAATCAAGCACAACAGAGTGTTTGTTTCCAACCACTTTTAGAAAGGGCAGGAGGGGAGACAGGTGTTAGCAGTTCAAATGCTTGTGGGGAAGTTTTGAACACCGAGATATTGACTGCACATGCTAGAGATGGACCTAGTTTTGGTATTAGTGGGGGAAGTGTGGGCATGGGTGCAAGTCATGAGGCTGAAATCCATGGAACTGATGCCTCAGTTCATAGAGGTGATAGTTTAGGTGATGTTGAACCAATTGCTGAAGTGATTGAAAATCAGGGCCAAGCTGGTGAATTTGAGCCTTCTCATGGACTTACTGGGGATTTTGTGCCTGGGGAAATGAGTAGGGAAGATCCTCAAGGGGATAGTCAAGCTGTGGTGTCTCAATCTACAGCAAGGGCTGATAGTGGCTCAAAAGTTATAGCTTCAACTAAGGTTGAATCTGTTGAAAGTGGTGAGAAGACCAGTAGTAGCATGCAGGTGCTAGGCCTTGAAAATGGTGCCCATCCCTCCCTTTCTTGCAATGCTGTTGTATGTTCTGCTTATGAAGTATCCAAGGAAGAAGTTACTCAGACTAGGAAGGCATCTCACATTGACGATGGTGCATCTCATGAATCAAGCCGTTTAATTACTGATGTTATGGGTATgtctgatttttatttttatttttttagttctttttttttttttccatttaaccTTGAAGATGCTCTTCCCTCTTCTCCTCATTCACTCTGATGCTCAATGTGACTGGTAAAAGCTGTTACTCTTTTCAATTTTGAATGATGTCAtcgtaatattaatatattaaccaATTTCTCTTCTAATGATGTAATTATTTGATATTCAATTGCACAAAGCTATTTGACTATTGAAGTATCCTGAGGTCAATTACAAACATCATAATAATATCAGAATGCCTTATTTCAAATTGTCTAATTATTGTGCTGCGAGGAATAACTTATAGATAGAGCCATAGGGGGACAAAATGGGAAGGGAGGGGGAACTTGTTGTGCATTAACTAATGCACTTGGTTCTAATGATCAGGGACTCCTTACAGAGACAACAGTAATGGGGGTGTTGAATTTGATCCAATCAAATTACATAATGACTACTGTCCTTGGGTGAATGGGGATGTTGCTGCTGCTGGTTGTGATAATCCCTGTTCCAGTTCTGGTGTGGGTAGTGTAGCTCTATGTGGCTGGCAGCTGACTTTAGATGCCCTGGATTCTTTCCAGTCTCTTGGGCATCTTCCTGTGCAAACTCTTGAATCTGAATCGGCAGCATCCATGTGCAAGGTTTGTTCTGTATGTTTCACTGTCATATTATCCTTGATTTCATGGAgaacattttatttaaatgttgatATTTTAACGATTGTTTCCCATTTTCAAAATCCAAACAGTCCTTGAATAGTtgaatttatgatttaaaaaatgattctacaagatacaacaacaacaacaacaacaacaacgccttatcccactaggtggggtcggcttaTCTCTTATTCTACAAGATAGATATAGATTTTATTCTATAGGTTGGAAATTTTAGCCAATCATAGGCAAGAGATGTACCCTATGTTAggatgaagagaaagaaatttttgaaagttgaaattttcTATTGTTTGGTTAAAGTGAAAATTACATGAAATAAGAGATAAAGGAACAAAAATTTCTGCCAAGTTTTCTCTCcaatgaaaatttcaaaatttctctCTCCTGTCATCGGAACAGAGGGGTAAGGAACACCAGAACATGTGAACAAAGATGCAGAACATAGTTAAGTTATTGCTTATGTTGACATGTTTGATATACCAGGATTCTCATATCATCATAAATCCTAATCTATAAACCAGATACTCTGAAATGCCAAAGTATAGGTGTCATGCGTGTCTTTGATACTTACACACATACAATATGCTTAGATACATATCCAAGAAGTATCCtcctatttttacttttacctttaaattttattgatacaCTTGGGTTACACACAAATACATAGAATAGGACTAGAATTTTATGGCTCTTATATAGAGCCAATACTTCTTTTGAATAGGACTAATATGTTTTTTGTGACATTCTGACAATGGATAATGGATTAGTCTTACACAAAGTAGTCAATTGCTCCCACTATCGCGGGAGGACAGAAGTGGAGTGACTCCCTGCTACAACTGAGGCACTTGATGCAGATGCCTGGTTGTCATGGTTGCTGCAGTGTGATTCATGAAAAATCGCAGCAATATGCAGGCTTTACAGACGATTCTCCGTTTGTGCCATTTCTGGACATGCCCTGTGACTTGTGCCACTGCTGAACTGGCTCTGTTCTGCAATTTCTGGTGTGACAATGGTTGGGTGAGTAGGAGATGCTGGcttatgagagagagagagagagactagCTTTTTTTATTGGGCAAGAAGGGGTGACAACAGTGGGAGAAACTAGAAAGTGGCTATAATTTCTTGGGTCAGAAGGAGTGTTTGGGCATGCACCCAAATTGGGCAACTCTCCATCCCAAATAGTCCTACAGTtggggagttttttttttttttgctgtttttttaattattaatcatttacTAACATTATTCTATTTTAGTGCTATTAGATactctaatattttaaaatttatacgaAATATTAATACATAATGATATATTATAGCATAATATGTGTGTGTAGAATTTAGAATAGCAGTCAACCTGCTATAGTGTTTTTGGGTTGCTACTCCAAACTGCTATCTGCTATTGGCCACTATAGTCTTACAGATATAAGCGGTATTCTTTGCTTCTCAGTGGTGAGCTGTGAACTTCCTAGAATTTTGAGAACTCATGTCATGAGGTAGAGCCGAGAGAAGTACTTGGCTAAACATTTAAGTTTTGGATTTAATGCCGGGCAAGGTCTCCAACCATAGGCATGTCTTGATGTGACTTTTTCTAATGTCAACCTTCTCACTGTAAAATGTCATGTATTAGGAGGTGCCACCTTTGACAGTGCTTaaatatataatgttatttgttatttatattttagaattttgtttactatttattttgCTGAGACCTCTTGGGCCTTTTTAAGACTTAAGATTGTGGTTTCTTCTGTTGTCTATTATAGATTTGAATTTCatcgtacttttattttcaaaagctACTAGATATGATGCAAAAGAAATTGCAATGGAATTATTCAACTTATTTAAGATGTTTTCTATATGTTGGATGTGGAAATTTCATTTACAGTGCAAGCACTAAGCAGCTCACTGTAAAATCAGTAGTGACATATTCAAGTGTTGCTATCTTTGAGAGCTTTTTCGACTATATTTGTTGGCTTggaatttaagatttttttatgtacAATACAAGATTGCAGTTTCTTCTGATAAAGGGCTCCCAATTTTTCCATAAAGAAAACCATTTTGATTCTGTAGTAAGGCTTGCAATTTAATGGTGCAGCATGCTAGATTATATTGTCTTGTTGGATGTGTGGAAGATTCCTGCCTCTTGACATATATGCTTCTTGCAGGGTGATCGGTTCACTTCCAGCCAGAAATTGTTAGCACGCAACTCCTATGTAAGAAACCATGGAAGAAACTGAGATCTGTATGAAGTTGTCAAatgttttgttgagctgtttcTGAGAATGAGTATTATTCCTACATCGAGTTATGTTTTTAACAATCAGATGTCTATccattcttgttttttttttttttttctaaagtcagttttgattatataatttttgcttttattatATTGGATTTTGGATTGTATTGttagtttaataaaaatatcattggcTCATTGCCTGAAAAGCCTCTTTGAACTGTAGAAAACTGATATTGGATAATAGAGAAATGTTAGCTAGTGATGAAGTAACCTTATTGCTGCAACTTCCAATGTAATATTGCAGATTTGCAATCTTGCCTTAAATGGCCCGTAGGATATTGTGTTCTATTTTGGAGCCTGATGCCTTTCACGTTTTTCAATCTGTACCATGGTTTGAATATCTTGTTGATGCTAGCTAATACCCTTTTTTAATGGTTAGCATAAAATTATTTGTGCAGCAGCAATAGAAGACCTCATTATACATTATAAATAGATCAATAAACCAAGTATCCAAATTACTAGCTTCAAATCTGTAATTTAATTGAAGATGCTAAATCATgtcaaatattttgaaattagctAAAATCTACAAAATGAAATAATGTCATGCTTCCCATAGTTAAATTCTGTGTGTGAAGTGTTAAGCAGTGTGTGATTTGTGAAATGATGGAGAATCATGCTAAAATAGAACTGAGTCAACAGCTTGGTCTAATGGTTTCCACGCAGTGAAAAAGTGCTGCACTGTAAGTGCTAGGTGATTGCTCGTTGCTTTTGACCGGCAAAAAATACTATGTTTGCAATAGAtgtaaaatagagaaaaaaaaagtagaaagatGAAAACGTATTGCTTGAATGGATGAGAGTAAGAAAAGATGAATTTCTCTTGTTCAAATGAACGAAAGAGTGTTgataaataaattgtataaaaaacattttatattaattaaaaaaaattagatttaaccaaaaaagtaaactttctaatatattatctttttattatctttttttggtataaaaatatttaaaatttgaaaatacaaaacaaagacTTAAATGGATCATGACATATTTCTccataattaaatttgtaatttaattgaAGATGTTAAATCAtggcaaatattttttaatttgattatatgcAATTCGAAACTTGATCACATTTAAAGTTTCTTGTTGCTATCTTGTAATGTATTTGTTCCTATCTTGTAATGTATTCTTTGAGGTCCTTTTCCCACAAACCGAGGTGTGTTGAGCTGGGAAGAAATTTGCATAGCTAATTAAAAAGTTGCCTGAACACTAATTTTTTGCTCAAGGGAAAAACTTTAGTCCATAATGCTCATTATCAGTCtaatttatactaaaaaaaaatcactccaATACCTACACGAAAAAGTTCTTAAGTAACTCCTAACCGTCTAAAATCGTTATACTATTAAAGATTTGACCTTGCATTATTGTGGAGACATCTAACACGTATCACCATGTTTGGAGGTGAAGATGCAACTTTGCAATGATGACACTCCATTTCCTTGAAGGAAAGAAGAATGGAGAGTGACTGTACATGTTTGTTTTTCCGTTGAAAGTGCAGTAGCGATCATTCCAATGCATAAGTTACCAGGGAGGTCTTTTGGAAACGTAGGTTAGAGGCCGTTGAAGGTAACACAAACATGTACCAGTTTTTTCATGTAGAgactaaaacgaaaaatagTGTCAAGTGTAAACCAAATTTACAGTTAaatcttttactctttttattcttcttatCTTGTACAGTTGTACTGccttcctaaaaaaaaaagagaccaGGGTAGTTTGGGAGAGAAGAGAGTAACACAAATCATAATCCCAAGTAAATGTCTATTGTGTAGGTGTAGATCAAATCACTTGTCTTGTGCTAATATGAATACATGATAAGCTTCCTTTATTGTTGAAAAGGACAACAACACATGGCAATTTAGTTAGTTAATGAATACATGATAAGCTTCCTTTATTgttgaaaacaacaaaaagtgaTACCTACTCACTCAGGGCAGGAATGAGAACAATTGTCAGCACATCATCAAAAGACTGACTACTGCTTACTCGTTCGAAGGCACATCCTCGGCTGGAACACTTCCCCCTTCTATGATAAGGACAACAAAACATGACAATTTagttagttaattaattttgaagatgCTAAAGAGAAATATTATAAGTTCAGCCATCTTAACTGAACACTGCACGCACCAAAATCAAACATACCTTCTCCTGAAGGAGCATATGGAGATTTCCGGTAACGTGTTTGCTGCTGCGTCGGCTGAAAAGCAGAAGCAAGCAGAAATTTGTCATGCACATTACATGAAAACAGCAGGTGCAATTAGATTTATTACAACAAAATTTTATCCCACGAGGGTGAGTGATTCATGTCTGGTATATTGACGGTTTTACGTTGATTGTCGCCTAACAACCCACAGgccttttctttcaaaaaaaataatctgatCATAAAATTGTTTagacaatttttaattaaaaactactttttctaagaaaaaaaa contains the following coding sequences:
- the LOC114386475 gene encoding uncharacterized protein LOC114386475 isoform X2, giving the protein MNEDGVTSANLNPSLPKPPSSPPTPAASSAGASSPAFPANAGNGDASRRDKSSADSHAVLGSVLLGASVPSCRPWERGDLLRRLSTFKLAGKLPKVAGSLACAKRGWVNVDVAKIECEICGAQLDFALPSASSFEADASSEEFSEQLDRGHKTTCPWRGNSCPESLVQFPPTSPSALIGGFKDRCDGLLQFYSLPIVSSSAVEQMRVTHSPQIDCLLTQLQIQTAGELGCRSENACGMGLTGEQAPHPYSHAQKLISLCGWEPRWLPNVLDCEEQSAESAKNGYSSGPAKGSAHDPAPSKKEYSTSSRKDTGDNDVLGSEFNCESRSPLLDCSLCGATVRVWDFLTAPRPVHMTPCGIDTPQTSKKIASTRGISAASGINEWATTDGVEKERTGDHDEATTSDKRQLVSNKSLDLSLRMASGPSFSPINLTSTSGHVQGAGEGKYLMIGRPSGSEVGDQATYYELQGPNAHKRKLDDGGTTDDRPHLNMQQADSAERTVTDFDNNEVMGSQQYSARPFKRARDTNVLETSQFPLRNSSDVPSHSLDIQIEPDANTTNQLNPGRDHAIGILSTRDSAHASSIIAVNTVYQGSDDESMESVENFPVDVNNNVVNFPSVDLNETSELNQAQQSVCFQPLLERAGGETGVSSSNACGEVLNTEILTAHARDGPSFGISGGSVGMGASHEAEIHGTDASVHRGDSLGDVEPIAEVIENQGQAGEFEPSHGLTGDFVPGEMSREDPQGDSQAVVSQSTARADSGSKVIASTKVESVESGEKTSSSMQVLGLENGAHPSLSCNAVVCSAYEVSKEEVTQTRKASHIDDGASHESSRLITDVMG
- the LOC114386475 gene encoding uncharacterized protein LOC114386475 isoform X1, whose translation is MNEDGVTSANLNPSLPKPPSSPPTPAASSAGASSPAFPANAGNGDASRRDKSSADSHAVLGSVLLGASVPSCRPWERGDLLRRLSTFKLAGKLPKVAGSLACAKRGWVNVDVAKIECEICGAQLDFALPSASSFEADASSEEFSEQLDRGHKTTCPWRGNSCPESLVQFPPTSPSALIGGFKDRCDGLLQFYSLPIVSSSAVEQMRVTHSPQIDCLLTQLQIQTAGELGCRSENACGMGLTGEQAPHPYSHAQKLISLCGWEPRWLPNVLDCEEQSAESAKNGYSSGPAKGSAHDPAPSKKEYSTSSRKDTGDNDVLGSEFNCESRSPLLDCSLCGATVRVWDFLTAPRPVHMTPCGIDTPQTSKKIASTRGISAASGINEWATTDGVEKERTGDHDEATTSDKRQLVSNKSLDLSLRMASGPSFSPINLTSTSGHVQGAGEGKYLMIGRPSGSEVGDQATYYELQGPNAHKRKLDDGGTTDDRPHLNMQQADSAERTVTDFDNNEVMGSQQYSARPFKRARDTNVLETSQFPLRNSSDVPSHSLDIQIEPDANTTNQLNPGRDHAIGILSTRDSAHASSIIAVNTVYQGSDDESMESVENFPVDVNNNVVNFPSVDLNETSELNQAQQSVCFQPLLERAGGETGVSSSNACGEVLNTEILTAHARDGPSFGISGGSVGMGASHEAEIHGTDASVHRGDSLGDVEPIAEVIENQGQAGEFEPSHGLTGDFVPGEMSREDPQGDSQAVVSQSTARADSGSKVIASTKVESVESGEKTSSSMQVLGLENGAHPSLSCNAVVCSAYEVSKEEVTQTRKASHIDDGASHESSRLITDVMGTPYRDNSNGGVEFDPIKLHNDYCPWVNGDVAAAGCDNPCSSSGVGSVALCGWQLTLDALDSFQSLGHLPVQTLESESAASMCKGDRFTSSQKLLARNSYVRNHGRN